Genomic window (Candidatus Wallbacteria bacterium):
TGAGGTCTGAACCTTAACCGAAACAGACGCAAGTTTCCAGAAGGCCATCCTTAGGGTGGCCTTTTTTAGTTGCTGTTGAAATCTGAGTTCACGAAGATTTCTACAGCAACTTATCCCCGAAGCGCAGCGAAGGGGATTTTTCCTATCAAAGGAGGAAAATTGATTTCAATAATTTTGTTTCTGACTTTTTCGTTAACCGGTTTCGCAATACTCAATGACTGTTCTATATCAATGAGGAAAATGATTCATGATCGAAACAATATATCTTACCCACAGGCATTCCCTGTACAGATTCGCCCTGTCCCTGACCCGCGACAAGGAGCTGTCGCAGGATCTGGTGTCAGATACAATCCTGACCGCGCTCAGGCACATGGACCTGCTCGCCACATTCCCTGAACAAAGGCTCAAGTCCTGACTCTTCAGGGTGCTGAAAAACCGTTTTCTGGACGGATTGAGACAAAAGCCTGTCCTGCAACTCGATCAAATCCCAGAGCCAGGATATTCAAAGGATATGGACCAGGCCATTGACTGCAGGAACCTGCTGGCAGGGCTGGACCAGAAAAAGCGGCTGCTGCTGACCCTGAAATACCTGCACGAGCTGACCAGCAGCGAAATCGCTGAACAGGTGCGCAGGCCGGCCTCGACAGTGCGCCGCGAGATCGCAGAAGCGCTGGAGGAGCTGAGATGCAATTCCGGCTTTCCCTGATTTGGGTTTTACCTGCATTTATGCCGCGGATGGCTTTGCACTCGTCATTTTTTTCCCTTCAGCTGCCGGACCAGGAAGCTGTCGAGCTTATCTGCGAAAGCCAGGCAGTCTTTTTTGCCAAAAGCGGGTGGCCCGCCGGCCGGCATGCCCTCGTCACGCAGGCTGCTCAGCAGATTGCGCACAGCCAGGCAGTTCTTGACATTCGCCTCAGTGTAGAGCTTGCCTCTGGGGTCCAGAGCGCATGCGCCTTTAGATACGACCCTGTCTGCGAGCGGAATATCGCCTGTTATCACAAGATCCCCGGATTCAGCCAGTTCAGCGATACGGTCATCCGCAATGTCCGGCCCCTCTGGAACCAGGACATAGGTGAACAGGCTGGACTGCTCATGCCTGAATGGCTTGTTGGCAACGAAAACAACTGATACCTGATGCCGTATTGCAGCACGGATCAGAATCTCTTTTACTGCTTTTGGAAACCCGTCTGCATCGACATATATCTTCATGGATCGTCCTTTTATTCCATGTATTTCAGATATGACCCAGTATCGCAGCCCTTAAATCTTCGGACTTCCAGGGATTTCCATACTCCCTGAATGGAGCATTGTTCAAAAGCACTGCATCGTCGATCCCGTGTGATAAAAGATTGGCCCTGTCTGAGGTGTCTATCTCCTGATAGTCCACATTTTCAAGCCCTGCCACTGCACTCCTGGCAGACAGGCAGTTGGCGCAGTCCACGCTGCACCAGCCGGTTGTGAACACAGTGACTTTCACTTTTTCAGGGTCTGGTAGAGGCAGAGGCACCAGGACAGGCATTGCCGGAGGTCTGGCGCTCCTCTTGAACTTCTTCCACATCAGAACCAGCGGCCCCCTGGTTTCCACCCTGGAATATCCCATGTGTTCAAAAAACGGAGCGCTGCTCCATTGCGGATAATCAGGCAGCTGGTCTGCCCTGGCAGCAATCCCTTTGGCGCCTGCCGCCCTTGCGTCCTGTTCGATGCAGTCCAGCATGAATCTGCCATAGCCTTTTCCCTGCTGATTGCCTACCAGGTGTTCGTATCCATGCACAGCTATGCAGAGAATCACGAACAGATCCCTGCCAGTAAGCGGAGAATGT
Coding sequences:
- a CDS encoding GNAT family N-acetyltransferase; the encoded protein is MKLADIDRNTEPTFFRCMHDERPENPEVISLRRSWYARFKDKGLRTKVLLREDGRVVGLTQYLPVEHSPLTGRDLFVILCIAVHGYEHLVGNQQGKGYGRFMLDCIEQDARAAGAKGIAARADQLPDYPQWSSAPFFEHMGYSRVETRGPLVLMWKKFKRSARPPAMPVLVPLPLPDPEKVKVTVFTTGWCSVDCANCLSARSAVAGLENVDYQEIDTSDRANLLSHGIDDAVLLNNAPFREYGNPWKSEDLRAAILGHI
- a CDS encoding sigma factor-like helix-turn-helix DNA-binding protein, giving the protein MDQAIDCRNLLAGLDQKKRLLLTLKYLHELTSSEIAEQVRRPASTVRREIAEALEELRCNSGFP
- a CDS encoding YaiI/YqxD family protein → MKIYVDADGFPKAVKEILIRAAIRHQVSVVFVANKPFRHEQSSLFTYVLVPEGPDIADDRIAELAESGDLVITGDIPLADRVVSKGACALDPRGKLYTEANVKNCLAVRNLLSSLRDEGMPAGGPPAFGKKDCLAFADKLDSFLVRQLKGKK
- a CDS encoding sigma factor; this encodes MIETIYLTHRHSLYRFALSLTRDKELSQDLVSDTILTALRHMDLLATFPEQRLKS